The DNA region CAGATTTTCAGTACTATCTGTTTGGAATATTTGCATTGCTAATGATGACAAGGTTTTCGAAGACCACCAAGTACTGGATCGGCTTCATGGTGATACTGAACTTTGCTGGGCCAGGCTTGGAGATATGGTTTAGACAGCTGCCTCCACTTTCAACCAACGCTATTAGGTTTGCTATATTTCTAATTTCTCAACCACTTAACTCTTCataaatttatctttttgaaGGTTTTCGGCTCCAACCTTTTTTGACGACGAATGGATGGAAAAAATGTACAAGCCGTTCCAGACGAGTAGTGCCGGGTACTTTTACGGTATCGTTGCAGGAATGATGTATCACCAAATCAAACAATCTGGAAAGATTCTCGAGAGTCAAAAGGTAAATATGTTTGCAGGGCATAATCTCCTATATTATTCTAATCCTATCAAAATTTCTCATCTAGGTTCGCTCTGCAATCGCAATTTTAGCAATAGTCGTTACAGTTGCCTGTTATGCACCAGCGTATCTCTTGTATGAAGCAAACCTCAAGCCTCTTCCGTGGCCAATGCCAATCTACGGCTCTGTGGCCAAAAACATATGTAGCATAGCGGCTGCCGTAGTGTTCGTCAATGCGGCCCTCAATGAAGAAGGTATACTTGTGAAAGCGTCTCTGGTTATCATAGATTGATGTTCTTTTCCAGGCTCATTTAGGAATATTATGGAGCACACTTGCCTCGTACCGCTGGGAAAACTGAGCTACACGGTGTACCACATAAATTTTGTGCTTGTGACGGCGTTGGTCGTTGTCGTGCGGGAAACCATAACACTTGATGCATCGATGTTGGTAGGTCCTTGAttgctttaattttttgcatCATCCCAATTTATGTTGAACTAACCCAACACGGATTAATTCTATTTTTTGCAGATTGGGAGCACGGTGGGCATCTTGGTGCTTTCGTACGGGCTAGGACTGGTTCTGTTCCTGTTGGTCGAGCAACCCTTGGCTAATCTGTTGGGAAGTAAAACAAACTACTTCCGGTTTGCTGGTaaattttcagtgaaaaaagCGAAAGGCCTATCTGGTTGTGCGAATCGAAGGCATAaaagtaaaaatgaaaaaaggatTGGTAAacgctttttattttattttgttttttcccTGAAAATTGAGAATAAAACGGCAAACCtaaggagctattagactacaataaacaaacaaataaactcgCGAGGTTGGCAAACTTTCAAaccagggggatgctaaaggccgccatcttgtgGGTTGAGATTGATATTGCTTGGAAACTGCgcacaataaaaacaaaaatattatttaaatttatattttatattatctatatacagccattccacgtcaaacaggaagtctccaaatcaaaagtgctccgatttggctcaaatttagagtgggggttctttggcccaaataattagacccgtatttttttatttagcgattagggtggtcctatccgaaatagggtggtccaaaaaattgcgtttttcgtcgattttcacaaaaaccacatttttcaaaaaatcatatctccggaacggctgaaccaattttggagcgccataattcaaaagaaaggttattagttgggcttttaagaaaaatatattgaggtaaaaaaactagctgaatattcgaaaaggtcctatgaaaatttcattggcCGATTTTAAGGTcttgggaccaaagagcccatgtctaaaaatattttccctgattccttgtaatactttacataacatatcaaaaaattgcggatatccattaacacgtttcggagatatgatttttttcagcataaaAACTGGTTTTTTCGACGAGtcgcgcgcaaaaatgggaaaatgacgaaaacgggtaaaaatcaactttttcactaaaactgcgataacttgaaaatttcagcgatgacctgtacatgtttgggtaccaaaattttcgtaattgaaagacgcaagatatgattctttgaaaaatgtggtttttgagaaaatcgacgaaaaacgcaattttttggaacaccctatttcggataggaccaccctaatcgccaaacaaaaaaatacgggtctaattatttgggccaaagaacccccactccaaatttgagccaaatcggagcacttttgatttggagacttcctgtttgacgtggaatggctgaatatataaaaaatttcgacagttttgttcgaacgcgaatcagttcaatacggagcgtcggatcgaggtgctctttatTGCGTTgagttcgtataagtccaaggaagttTCTTACGcaaaaaagtgacaactttggccactctggaaccgattccggaaatttGCAGATTATATGGGGAAAGTtacgttaaatcaaattttgatcacaggaggctgaataagtaaaaaaagcctaaaacgtcaacaaacgaaaaaaaaaggcagaacgaagtttgtcgggtaaggcttgtataaatataaaacatttcgatggttttgttcgaacgcgaatcagttcaatacgcaGCGTCGgatgctttttgttgcgttgggttcgtttaagcccaaggaaggttcttacgctaactaattgacactttggccgcTCTGAAACCGATTACGGaccatcggcaaattgtatggagaaagttacgtaaaatcatattttgatcacaggaggctgaataggcaaaaatcaaaaaacgtcaacaaacgcaaaaaaggcagaacgaagtttgtcgggtaaggcttgtatattataaatatttaatgactatagggtaattctctaccaactcacacggaatcgggaaaagttgccccgacccctcttcgatttgcgtgaaactttgtcctaaggggtaacttttgtccctgattacgaatccgaggtccgttttttgatatctcgtgacggaggggcggtacgaccccttccatttttgaacatgcgaaaaaagaggtgtttttcaataatttgcagcctgaaacggtgatgagatagaaatgtggtgtcaaagagacttttatgtaaaattagacgcccgatttgatggcgtactcagaattccgaaaaaacgtatttttcttcgaaaaaaacactaaaaaagttttaaaaattctcccattttccgttactcgactgtaaaattttttggaacatgtcattttatgggaaatttaatgtacttttcgaatctacattgacccagaagggtcatttttccatttagaacaaaatttttcattttaaaatttcgtgttttttctaactttgcagggttattttttagagtgtaacaatgttctacaaagttgtagagctaacaattacaaaaaatttgatataaagacataaggggtttgcttacaaacatcacgagttatcacgattttacgaaaaaaaagttttgataaacttactttttgcgtttctctttgattcgtcgtccgtgtctgtcgcgagtgaccatgaacggccatgatcgatgacgaccaactttttcaaaacttttttttcgtaaaatcgtgataactcgtgatgtttataagcaaacccttatgtttttatatcaaaatttttgtaattgtctgctctgcaactttatagaacattgttacactctaaaaaataaccctgcaaagttagaaaaaacacgaaattttaaaatgaaaaaaattgttctaaatgaaaaaatgacccctctggttcaatgtagattcgaaaagtacattaaatttcccataaaatgacatgttccaaaaattttacagtcgagtaacggaaaatggtaggattttaaaactttttagtgttttttcgatgaaaatacgtttttcggaatcctgagtacgccatcaaatcgggcgtctaattttacataaaagtccctttgacaccaaatttctatctcatcaccgtttcaggctgcaaattattaaaaaaacacctcttttttcgcatgttcaaaaatggaaggggtcgtaccgcccctccgtcacgagatatcaaaaaacgaacctcggattcgtgatcagggacaaaagttaccccttaggacaaagtttcatgcaaatcgaagaggggtcggggcaactgctgtgtgagttggctgagaattaccctatagtaaaagtcaaattacacagtagttaagtaAAACGTTTTGTCccacccgtgtggatcaattggaccgcgcactggactcacaatccagaggtcgacggttcgaatcccgcggtgggcgctctacaattctttgtgtaaatatgggtattcggcgccgtcgctcc from Culex quinquefasciatus strain JHB chromosome 3, VPISU_Cqui_1.0_pri_paternal, whole genome shotgun sequence includes:
- the LOC6041114 gene encoding nose resistant to fluoxetine protein 6 — its product is MNLESIEHRLATVWSIPRNLRSMTAPPRSVLGKDFLCLEGVRFVTMFVVVIVHAAQMWMRIPLQNPELFEEAFQNSIFASVCQMTTNLVQLFFAIGGLLTAVNLLDFLVKNPGSILSWRKVLWDKVVNRLKRILPVYLFMILLAATLIRRIPLGPLYDRIVGAESSNCRTNWWINLLFVNNYVNGNDTCLRASWYLSADFQYYLFGIFALLMMTRFSKTTKYWIGFMVILNFAGPGLEIWFRQLPPLSTNAIRFSAPTFFDDEWMEKMYKPFQTSSAGYFYGIVAGMMYHQIKQSGKILESQKVRSAIAILAIVVTVACYAPAYLLYEANLKPLPWPMPIYGSVAKNICSIAAAVVFVNAALNEEGSFRNIMEHTCLVPLGKLSYTVYHINFVLVTALVVVVRETITLDASMLIGSTVGILVLSYGLGLVLFLLVEQPLANLLGSKTNYFRFAGKFSVKKAKGLSGCANRRHKSKNEKRIVSGTKKCLLYGSGGGETEFLE